The following are encoded together in the Bradymonas sediminis genome:
- a CDS encoding MgtC/SapB family protein, with product MDPTTMLDWQIVQNILISLALGAVVGLERQSHRVEGSSRSSTGVRTFALASLLGTVSAVASSNGFPGLIYLTGGGYFLMILAYLFFQFREHDGIPGITTEVAALIVFVLGALVPSNPMLAAALGVIVAAILSIKTYTHGAVEKLSQVEILATMKFLLVLVVLLPMLPDRAMGPDNIYNPRELGYLVVLISAISFAGYFAIRFMGKRQGIALTGALGGLASSTAVTLSMAGRVKAADDNPEVRVPAIFAIVIANAITPIRLLLAVAVVNLSVASALVLPLLAICAPSVIIAAIVWPRMSRAASEEASQSDGSLQKTPESAREDDPEARREDETSESLGITNPFRLVPAIKFGLVFILIIGVVHLARTFFGQSGTYIASFISGFTGVNAISIALARMQESGEATMLIVNRAIILAVLANALAKITMCATLGSKKLGLHVALALLPTFIIGAIVFALLG from the coding sequence GTGGACCCAACGACAATGCTGGACTGGCAAATCGTCCAGAATATCTTGATTTCATTGGCGTTGGGCGCGGTGGTCGGCCTGGAGCGCCAGAGCCACCGGGTGGAGGGGAGTTCGCGCTCCTCCACCGGCGTGCGCACCTTTGCGCTGGCGAGCCTGTTGGGAACCGTCTCGGCGGTCGCGTCCTCCAACGGGTTCCCCGGACTCATCTATCTGACCGGGGGCGGCTATTTTCTGATGATCTTAGCCTACCTCTTCTTCCAATTTCGCGAGCACGACGGCATCCCCGGCATCACCACCGAGGTCGCCGCGCTCATCGTCTTCGTGCTCGGCGCGCTGGTTCCCTCGAACCCGATGCTGGCCGCCGCGCTCGGCGTCATCGTCGCGGCGATCCTCTCGATTAAAACCTATACCCACGGGGCGGTCGAAAAGCTGAGCCAGGTCGAGATCCTGGCGACCATGAAGTTTCTGCTCGTCCTGGTCGTCTTGCTGCCGATGCTTCCTGACCGGGCGATGGGGCCGGATAATATCTATAACCCGCGCGAATTGGGCTACCTGGTGGTGCTCATTAGCGCGATCAGCTTCGCGGGTTATTTTGCCATTCGCTTTATGGGCAAACGCCAGGGCATCGCGCTGACCGGTGCGCTCGGCGGGCTCGCCTCGAGCACCGCGGTTACCCTGTCGATGGCCGGGCGCGTCAAAGCCGCCGACGATAACCCCGAGGTCCGGGTCCCCGCCATTTTTGCCATCGTCATCGCCAACGCCATCACCCCGATTCGCCTGCTGCTGGCGGTCGCGGTGGTCAACCTCTCGGTGGCCAGCGCCCTGGTGCTCCCGCTGCTGGCGATCTGCGCCCCGAGCGTCATCATCGCCGCGATCGTCTGGCCCAGAATGAGCCGCGCCGCCTCCGAGGAGGCGAGCCAATCTGACGGTTCGCTGCAGAAAACTCCGGAGTCCGCCCGCGAAGATGACCCCGAGGCGCGCCGCGAGGATGAGACCTCCGAGAGCCTCGGGATCACGAACCCCTTCCGGCTGGTGCCGGCCATTAAATTCGGCTTGGTGTTTATCCTCATCATCGGCGTCGTCCACCTCGCCCGCACCTTCTTCGGGCAGTCGGGTACCTATATCGCCTCGTTTATCAGTGGGTTCACCGGCGTCAACGCGATCAGCATCGCCCTGGCGCGCATGCAGGAGAGCGGCGAGGCGACGATGCTCATCGTGAACCGCGCGATCATCCTGGCGGTCCTGGCCAACGCGCTGGCCAAGATCACGATGTGCGCGACGCTGGGCTCCAAAAAGCTCGGCCTGCACGTCGCCCTCGCCCTGCTCCCGACCTTCATCATCGGCGCCATCGTCTTCGCGCTGCTGGGCTGA
- a CDS encoding CxxC-x17-CxxC domain-containing protein: MTDKTDSKEDIETTQKTYRIVCTLCGNKSKVPFRPKPDQDVFCGMCFKFKREGVQKGRESKAPRVKHGTRVMLPIQCALCGKNETLDYVPKGIPLQDILCSGCVRATHGEESRWAEISEKKVAESQAEWSFSCCDCGREDYLKFEPKPHEEYRCGRCFKEQEIPSPERLAGREKVGPAVFIRKSREKK, encoded by the coding sequence ATGACGGACAAAACCGACAGCAAAGAAGATATCGAAACCACGCAAAAGACCTATCGAATCGTCTGCACATTGTGTGGCAATAAATCAAAGGTCCCTTTTCGCCCCAAGCCCGACCAGGATGTATTCTGCGGCATGTGCTTTAAGTTTAAGCGCGAGGGGGTTCAGAAGGGGCGTGAGTCCAAGGCGCCGCGCGTCAAGCACGGCACGCGCGTGATGCTGCCGATTCAATGCGCGCTATGCGGCAAAAACGAAACCCTGGACTATGTCCCCAAAGGCATCCCCTTGCAGGATATTTTATGCTCGGGTTGCGTGCGCGCGACCCACGGCGAGGAGTCTCGCTGGGCCGAGATCAGCGAGAAAAAGGTCGCCGAGAGCCAGGCCGAATGGAGCTTTAGTTGCTGCGATTGCGGCCGCGAGGACTACCTGAAATTCGAGCCCAAGCCGCACGAAGAATACCGATGCGGCCGCTGCTTTAAGGAGCAGGAAATCCCGAGTCCCGAGCGCCTTGCAGGCCGTGAAAAGGTCGGCCCAGCCGTGTTTATCCGCAAGAGCCGCGAGAAAAAATAA
- a CDS encoding PPC domain-containing DNA-binding protein, translated as MIFQETTRTRRLVGRIEEGEEFVSAITKLCQEHDVGAGRIEAIGSFSQVELARFDPVSATYKATLSAEGCFELISLQGNISKLGDAVVPRLECLLSVEGPAGAQFVSGQLRSAKAISCEFVLDIFEDLAIERKLDPETGRLKMRSITRVELPAPAAPVAPAAAPARDVAPAAPAPQKVAHKPAPQAAPEPVTQPEATPAPIAGKGLSWKDAVAETAAPERSSAPGAGAKRPSATDLYADVDLEEPAIQAGDILEHPKLGRCRVIKIDDGEYAHVRLPRGRIRKLSLDIVDVEFDRDEDGRSVFRAIIGR; from the coding sequence TTGATTTTTCAGGAAACGACACGAACGCGCCGGCTGGTCGGGCGCATCGAAGAAGGCGAAGAGTTTGTCAGCGCGATCACCAAGCTATGCCAAGAGCATGATGTGGGCGCTGGGCGGATCGAGGCGATTGGCTCTTTTTCCCAGGTAGAGTTGGCACGCTTTGACCCGGTGAGCGCAACCTATAAGGCGACGTTGAGCGCCGAGGGTTGCTTTGAGTTAATCTCGTTGCAGGGCAATATTTCGAAATTAGGCGACGCCGTGGTGCCCCGCCTTGAATGCCTGCTCAGCGTCGAAGGGCCGGCTGGGGCGCAATTTGTGTCGGGGCAGTTGCGCTCGGCCAAGGCGATCTCCTGCGAGTTCGTGCTGGATATTTTTGAGGACCTGGCGATCGAGCGAAAGCTGGACCCGGAGACCGGGCGGCTGAAGATGCGCTCGATTACGCGCGTCGAGTTGCCCGCGCCCGCAGCGCCGGTGGCACCCGCGGCGGCGCCAGCGCGCGACGTTGCGCCGGCCGCCCCCGCGCCGCAAAAGGTCGCGCACAAGCCAGCGCCCCAGGCCGCGCCCGAGCCGGTGACGCAACCCGAGGCCACGCCCGCGCCCATCGCCGGCAAGGGATTGTCCTGGAAGGACGCGGTCGCCGAAACGGCAGCTCCGGAGCGCTCGAGCGCCCCGGGAGCCGGGGCCAAGCGCCCCAGCGCGACCGACCTCTACGCCGATGTCGACCTTGAAGAGCCGGCGATTCAGGCCGGTGATATCCTGGAGCATCCGAAGCTTGGGCGCTGCCGGGTCATCAAGATCGACGACGGTGAGTACGCCCATGTGCGTCTGCCGCGCGGCAGAATCCGTAAATTGTCGCTGGATATCGTGGATGTCGAGTTCGACCGCGATGAAGATGGCCGCAGCGTCTTCCGCGCGATCATCGGTCGGTGA
- a CDS encoding NUDIX hydrolase, whose protein sequence is MPKIDLNPELIRQRLQRLNEEPLRRWRVDRDSEEKIFWQSAVLVPLCERDGELYVLFTERSKHLRNHAGEISFPGGRREEEDATLLQTALRETHEEVGLAPKCVQVYGALASLPTYSGFEITAFVAEFDASRELIADPGEIHSIFEAPLSALRDPARHRIESREYHGRAYPLHFYDFEGHIIWGATGLLLHTLLEFLELSA, encoded by the coding sequence ATGCCAAAGATCGATCTAAATCCCGAATTGATTCGCCAGAGGTTGCAGCGGCTGAACGAAGAGCCGCTGCGACGCTGGCGGGTTGATCGCGATTCGGAGGAGAAAATCTTTTGGCAGTCCGCGGTGCTGGTGCCGCTTTGCGAGCGCGACGGCGAGCTTTATGTGCTCTTTACGGAGCGCTCCAAGCATCTTCGCAATCACGCCGGCGAGATCAGTTTTCCGGGAGGGCGCCGAGAGGAGGAAGACGCGACGTTGCTCCAGACGGCGCTGCGCGAGACCCACGAAGAGGTGGGGCTCGCGCCCAAATGCGTTCAAGTTTACGGGGCGTTGGCGAGTTTGCCGACGTACTCCGGGTTTGAGATTACCGCCTTTGTCGCCGAGTTTGACGCGAGCCGGGAGCTCATCGCTGACCCTGGTGAGATTCATTCCATCTTTGAGGCGCCGCTGTCGGCGCTTCGCGACCCGGCCCGCCATCGCATCGAAAGTCGCGAATATCATGGGCGAGCGTACCCTCTTCATTTCTACGATTTTGAAGGGCATATTATCTGGGGCGCGACCGGGTTGCTGCTGCATACGCTCTTGGAGTTTTTGGAGTTGTCGGCATGA
- the coaBC gene encoding bifunctional phosphopantothenoylcysteine decarboxylase/phosphopantothenate--cysteine ligase CoaBC, producing the protein MNILLGVGGGIAAYKACEIVRALRKRGDSVRVIMTRGAQEFVRPLTLQVLSENPVGTEIFDATYESEIGHIDLARWADVVLVAPATANLIGRLAGGLADDLLSTVILATRAPLVLAPSMNTQMWFHPLVQRNLDILRDTAGYQVITPDSGELACKEVGPGRLPDAPVLLQYLDRAVAPQILAGKSVVISAGPTREYIDPARFISNPSSGRMGYALARAAWVAGAKVTLVSGPTALSVPPGVRAVQVTSALQMHQAVLAEAPGADFVCMCAAVADIRPAEASAQKRAKSSLNLTLELAQNPDILAELGGLYGALAKGSQEPGGPFLIGFAAESHDVVERATAKRLRKGAHMIVANQIGGAASAFGAESSKVTIISAEDALDVGPATKEELAVDIWRVAANLAGAPSKLAVEKS; encoded by the coding sequence ATGAATATTTTGTTGGGAGTTGGCGGGGGAATCGCGGCCTATAAGGCCTGTGAGATCGTGCGGGCGTTGCGAAAGCGCGGCGACTCGGTGCGCGTCATCATGACCCGCGGGGCCCAGGAATTTGTGCGCCCGCTGACGCTACAGGTCTTGTCCGAGAACCCGGTGGGCACCGAGATCTTCGACGCCACCTACGAGAGTGAGATCGGGCATATCGACCTGGCGCGCTGGGCCGATGTTGTCCTGGTGGCGCCGGCGACCGCGAATCTCATCGGCCGGTTGGCCGGCGGGCTGGCCGACGATCTTTTGAGCACGGTGATTCTGGCGACCCGCGCGCCCCTGGTGCTCGCGCCGTCGATGAATACCCAGATGTGGTTTCACCCCCTGGTGCAGCGAAATCTCGACATCTTGCGCGACACCGCCGGCTATCAGGTGATCACGCCGGACTCCGGCGAGCTTGCGTGCAAGGAGGTTGGGCCAGGGCGTTTGCCCGACGCGCCGGTGCTGCTGCAATATTTAGATCGTGCGGTCGCGCCGCAAATATTGGCCGGAAAGTCCGTGGTGATCAGCGCGGGGCCGACGCGCGAATATATCGACCCGGCCCGCTTTATCTCGAACCCGTCGAGCGGGCGCATGGGCTATGCCCTGGCGCGCGCGGCCTGGGTTGCGGGGGCCAAAGTTACGCTGGTGAGCGGCCCGACCGCTTTGTCGGTCCCACCGGGTGTGCGCGCCGTTCAGGTCACCAGCGCCCTGCAGATGCATCAAGCGGTGCTCGCCGAGGCGCCCGGCGCTGATTTTGTATGCATGTGCGCGGCCGTCGCGGATATCCGGCCGGCCGAGGCGTCGGCCCAAAAGCGCGCAAAATCCTCGCTGAATCTGACCCTCGAATTAGCCCAGAATCCCGATATACTCGCCGAACTTGGCGGGCTCTACGGAGCGTTGGCCAAGGGCTCGCAGGAGCCTGGCGGACCGTTTTTGATCGGCTTCGCGGCGGAGTCTCACGATGTGGTTGAGCGCGCTACAGCCAAGCGTCTGCGAAAGGGCGCGCATATGATCGTCGCCAATCAGATCGGCGGGGCGGCGTCGGCCTTTGGGGCGGAGTCCTCGAAGGTGACGATTATTTCGGCCGAAGACGCCCTTGATGTCGGCCCGGCTACCAAAGAAGAATTGGCCGTCGATATCTGGCGGGTCGCGGCGAATCTGGCGGGCGCACCGTCGAAGCTTGCAGTGGAAAAATCATGA